Genomic segment of Lagopus muta isolate bLagMut1 chromosome 3, bLagMut1 primary, whole genome shotgun sequence:
acacactggaacaggttgtggatgccccatccctggaggcattcaagatcaggctggatgtggctctgggcaacctgcctGGGGGTTGGACAGAGACTCTTGGGACTCAGGGcggttgaaactggatgatcattgtggtcattttcaacccaggcctttctatgattctataattcccTGGTTACATAGCAATGTCTCTTCCTTTATCCTGGCTTCAAACCTCTTAATATCTATGCTGATTGAGACGATGCTTAGGATCAACTGACTGATTTGTTGACTGTTAAAAACAGTTCAGAAGAGTCGTGTCAAACTAGGTGTGCATTTTCCATTCAGGAGCAAGGAGGAAGAGCAGGCTGTTGGTGCCTGCTACAGTCAGATGGAAGATTTGCTGCAGCAATCTGACTTTGTTATGCTGGTTGTGAACCTGACACCTGAGACTGAAAAACTGATTGGGAAAAAGGAGCTGGGGCTGATGAAACCCACAGCCACTCTTATAAACATCAGCCGAGGTAGGCATTTCTCCCAGAAGTGGTTCTGGCTCCGTGGTGAAGGCTAATAAAgtctctctttcttttgtttgattGATGGTTACTAGAAAGACATTCTACTTTCTAACAAGATGTAGATCCTTCAGTTTATTTCCCCCGGGGCCCTGACACATTTCCCCACTCCCAGTGAAAACGTGTTCACTGCCTTGTTTTGGAAGAAAGATACCATTTCAATGCAGGTGCAGTTATTGATCAAGACGCACTGGTGGAAGCTCTCCAGAATAAGACTATTAAGGCTGCTGCTCTGGATGTGACATACCCTGAGCCTCTGCCAAGGTAGAATAACTTGCATTCATTCTATTACTCTTGAACTTGTAAAATGCTGAGCAAACGTGCACTCATGACCTTGATCTCTGCGGGGAGTTGTTTAAGGGCATATCCACATTTTATCTTGTGCAATCCTAAGCTGATGACCAACTATTCTGCCTTCCACATTGTCAAGACAACATGAGTGCCAAGCAAGGCACCCAGGCCAGTAGAGAGGATGGAGAAATGGGTAAGCAAATTTACCAACGTTTTCTGCCAATCCTGTGTACGTGGCCCCTTCGTATCAATGCCTTTGCTGTTTCCTGAGCTTCTGATCTCAGCAACTAGCAGAAGAATTAACTGAACATGTGATATCcatgctgttctttctgcttcttgcGGGTGTAATACGCTGTCCTTGCTGTTTCTTGCAGAAATCATCCTTTGTTGAAATTAAATAACGCCATCATAACCCCACATATTGGAACTGCAACAGTTCAAGCCACCCACATGATGACAGAAGAAGCAATAGCAAACATGCTGTCCGTTCTCAACTGTCAACCCGTTCCAAGTGAAGTGTTTCCCCAGTGATGTGCACCAAACGGCAGCGCTAAATCTCTGGCCTACGAGAAGGCTCCATTTCATACAGAACCACTATTAGTtttgagcaggaaaaaaaagcagccgTGTTCCTGCACAGCTCTTTTGGTTGCTCTGCTGCAAAGCTGTCAACTCGCTCAGCTTACTCTGTACTGGCATTTACAAAATCAAAACAGCGAAGTGGAACAGATAAAACGGTTCTGTTTGAACACTTTGATGCCTTCATCATTCGCTCAATTATTTGGTAGGGTTCCATTAACGAGCGCTGGATCCTTTTCAAGCACCATCTCTTTTTGAAGAGCGGGGCAACTGGCAAATGCCGTATGTCAGAAGTCATGGAAGCGGGGCACGGGATGGGTTTGGCTTGATCTTCTAGAGCTGGGGTGGAAAATCAGTGTCTAGCAAATGGAAGTAAGGTCAGGTGACAGCAGTGAACTACAGACACGCCGTTCGCCTCTGTAGGAGAAATATTCACGTGGGCAAAGCTCACCTGGAGTTGAAGGGGGCCCGTACTGTGGGAGACAGGTATCAAAAAGCGTGTTTTAAAATACGTCCGTAGCGGGAGGAAGATGAGATTTTTGTCTGAGTTACTGGAAAACACACGCAAGACGGGAAAGAGCAGCCCAAAGAGGATTGACAGGATGCTGTCTCAGAACTGACTTAGAGCTGTTGAGCCGTTAAGCCTGGGCTCAGAAAGCCCCACTGGCTGAGCATGGCACCTTTTGAGCACAGGCATTCCTGGCTTCAGCCGTGGACCTGCCAGCAATGGCAAGGGGCTGGATGTGGAAGGGGCCGCCCTCAAGCCAGCCAAAGCAGCCGGGGGCAAAGCTGTCAGCGTGCAGATTGCACAGCCACACTGGTTAGATTTCAGCACCCTCGCAGCACACTGTGGTGCCCGTGCAGCTCCGGGTAGCCCTGCCAATGCAGGCCCGGGAACCCTGGGGAGGGGAGCACCTGGCTTTACAAGGCCCCCTCTGTAAAGCGCGCGTTTCACGGCGACCAAGGAAGGACCCACGGTGtttggggatggggttggggtttATTGGGTATAGGGAAAGGGTAATATGGAAAGTGGCGACGCCTTTAACAGTGTCACCGTGAGCGTCGCCAACAGTGAAAGGTGGTCCTCGTTGAGCTGTTGGGTGACACTTAGTGGATGTCTGGCTCCAGaatctcactgctgctggatctCTCGTGGTCCTCGTCGACGTGCCTGACCACGACTCTCCGGACCTGAGGAGTTCAGTGTAAAGCTCAGTAGTTTTGTGAGCGCAGAGACACGCAGCGCAACGCTGCAAGTCTCTCTGCAGTACGAGAGAGTGGTTCTGCTAATGCAGGTCTAGAGAGAGCAGGCTCCTGGTCCCTGTGATGTAACTGCAGCCCTTGTGGCCAGTCCCGATCTGGGGTagcctgctgtggggctggctgaCCAGGCACTGAGTCAGGCGGTGGCTGAGACTTCGGCCCGGGCAGATACAGGCTGTGAGAGCGAGGTGCTCGGGGCTCTGTATcctgggaggagagggagggacTCCGGTTGGAGAACGGAGGGCCGCCAGACACTGGCCGACACCTCAGACCCTTCCgcctgcagctgcctgagctgcacTGGGAACCTTCGTCCCCAGCGCCTGCTGGCTGCGTGTCTGTGCGGAGGTCTCCAGCTCCACCGCCAGCCGCTCTCCATCCCACAGGCCCAAGAGGGTCTTCCCTTGGCTTGCTACGGCTAGCTGTGACACGCTGCTTACGGGAGCCCACTTACCACTCTGCGTGACGCCTTCTCTGGCTTTGGTCCAGCAGGGGGTGCAGGTCTGTGCTCCGCTCCTGGCAGATGGAGGAGGCCAGGTGCGTGTGTGGATGGCCGACTccaccacagcactgcaagctCACTGTAGGCACAGAGCGGGAGGGagtgtgagcacagggagaCCGGCCTCTGGCTGGGGCTCCCAAGCTTGGTGCctgccaccactgctgcagGTGGCCGTGCCGAGAGCCCGCGTCCAGGAAAGGCCCCTCTTTTGCCCTGGTGCTGCAGGGGGTGGGAGAAGGGCAGTGTGGGAGAGCAAGCTGCCTGTCTGGAGAGCTTTACCTCTGGAGCCGGTCCTGCAGATCCTTCTCTGCGTCTCTCCGGCCCTGCTGCTCACGGGACACCTGCCCCACAATGAGCTTCACCACCTCCCGCAGGGCCTCATCTGTCCTTGAAGAAAGCTTCCTGCAACAGCGAGCACAAAATCCGTCTCACTCTTCAGCCGTGACGCCCCTGCCTCTTTCTTCACCCAGTCTGTTCCACGCGTGGCCCCACTTGGCCCCACAGCCACTCTGACGCAGGACGACTTCCACGCGTGGGCTGCTTGGGCTCCAGAGAGGCTCGTGGCATCGGGCCCGAACCACGACCGTATCCACGGCCTCAGAGCTCTCAGGGCGCTGCGTGCGGCACCACGACTCAAAAGCTGGCTTCCCTGATGCACAGCACAGGTGACTCACCACCCCCCTGCCCCTGGCCTCGGGCGCAGTTGGTGCACGCTTACCGTTTAGGCAAAGCAGCGCTGTCCCAGAAGACTGCACGCGGCTCTTCCTCGGCCTCTTCCTGCTTCCCCATCATCCTCTCCCTCAGGCTGGGGGTGGAGCTGGAACGCTCTGTCTCGCTCCCAGACAGAGAGATTGAGTATTCTTCCTCGGTGACAGAGGTTTCCTGCATAGGAAAAGACACTCAGCGCTGtggtgctgcttcccagcatgCGGCTCCCCGCAAGACCGTTCCAGTGGGagctgcagtggggcaggaaAAGAATCAGGAGAGGGACCTCAGCACGCTCTTGAGGCCATGTCTCAGCGTGACCAGGGCTTTGTTACAGCGCCCTGTTGGGTCCTCTTGCTCACAAAAGGCAGCAGTCCCCCACCCAGCGCTGCTGCACCAACACTACTGCTCTGGCCCGCGTGCCAGAGGCACCATGCAGTCTCAGCTCCCCTGGATGggaaagtgctgctgctttcttgcagGGATGCAAAGTACCTGGGCCGCTGGCAGCTCCACTTCTTCCGGTTCAGCTTCCGTGTCCTTCTCTTGCGACTTTTGCTGCttgcctttttctgctttcttcccttgcaacttttgctgctgctttttctgcgTCACTTTTGGAAGTTTCTTCTCCTGCACCTTCTTATCCTGCTTCACCTCCTTCACCGGCTTCACCGGCTTCACCTCCTTCTCCAGCTTCACTGGCTTCACAGGCTTCACCGGCTTCACCTGCTTCACCGGCTTCACCGGCTTCACCTGCTTCACCTGCTTCACTGGCTTCACTGGCTTCACCGGCTTCACCTCCTTCACCTTTTTCGCCTCCCCCTCCTTCCTCACgttcttccccttctcctcctccttcctcacaTTCTGTCCCTTCACCACCTTTCCTTTCTTGGTCTCTAGAGCCTTTGCTTCGAGGTCGGCCTAAATGCAAAAACAGGCAACGTTAGTCTCTGTGGAGGCTGAGGGCTTTCCCCTCCTGACTCCATTTCACCCTCTACCTCCCACCTTTCTGGTCTGCTGCCAGGCTCCTGCGGACTCCACTGAAGAGCCCTTCTGCAACAGCcaggaaaataaacaaccaCTAAAGGGCTAAAGGCTGTCTGGCAGCTGGCAGTTCTAGACAAGCAGTCAGGAACATCCCCAGATCAGCTCCTGGGGTGGCTTTCGGGAGGCTAACGGCAGTGAACAGCTTATTCCCAAACGCCCTCGCTACTGATCTCTCTTCAAGCGAGGTGTCACGTGAACGCGCAGCAAAGAGCGCTGTGAGAGTCACTGATGCTCTTCTACAGTTCACTAAGACAAATGTGCTGCAGCAGTCTGTGCCACGTACCATTCTCTTCTTCTCCCTCGCTATGGCAAAGAAGTCCACCATCCTGGGACCCACCAGAGGAACTACTTTCGcttgctcttccttttctggCAAGGATCTCCTCGGGATGGCCGGTAGCTGCCTGTAAAGACACGGTGGGGAGAGTtgacaggagggcaggaggtgttGGGTCTGCGTTGCGTGCTTGAACGTGTTTCAGCAGCCTCCTCAGCAAAACAAGTCTGCAAGAGCCCCCAAATGACTGAGCTGGTCTCTACCACTTCCCTTGGAGACCTGGGAACAGCCTGCGGCGCTGACAGCAGCCCGCAAACACGCTCACTCCTGCTCAAACGCTCCTAGGAAAGGAACACCCTCATCCCTTCCCGGGACGTTTCCTGTCCCTTTGGGCACCGGGCTCGGCAAACAGAAAGGCCCGGTTGGCTTCCATCTGAAGGGAAGCAAGAGAGTCTCTGCGCTCTCGCGAGGAGCACTTGCCATTAGTTACCCAGCTCAGAAGGGATGCTACGGGGCGTTGGTCATGCAGAGCTGCTTGAATCCATACAGCCTCTGGATCCGGGAGAAACTTCGCTCCCACGGAGGCAAGAGCGTGGCACCGCCCGCATTTCTTTGGCCAGGAGTCTCACCTGGTGCGAGGCTCTTTCTCCTCGGCTGCCTGGTCTCTGCCCCGCATTCCAGTCAGTGGCGGTAACCTCTTTGGAGGAAGCGCTGCGCGATGAAGGAGGCGCGTCTCGCAAAGGTCCCctagaaagaggaaaggggaaaacttCAGAACAGCTGTGCTTCTGGCACGGTTTGGGTCCGACTCCTCATGGCTGTGGGGCAACGCTGTTCCCTGCGGAACGCTACCTGAGGCCTTCATCTGGTCTGTGTGCTGAAGTGGGGGAGGCCCTGGCAGTTGCCTGTGGTCTCAAAGAGCCATTGTGGGGAGGGGACTCGTTTAGCACAAGAGGAGCTGGCTCTTTCATCTCTTGATGCACGTCCCACGCACACAGCTTTGCTACTGGGGCGTGCTCACACCAGAGGAATTGCTTTTGAGACATCGGAGAATACGAAGGGAAGCGAGGGGAGGGATTTCTAGGGCTGGCAGGACAGGCAGCCGAGTGGAGGCCACTGGGAAAGTGTCCTCTGCTGGGATGATCCCCGTGGCCACTTGTGATGGAGGGCTGCCCTGAGAACTCTCTTCGCAATGGATCACTCAGGCTTTCCCATAACGGTACAAAGAGTCACCGGAAGCGTCTCATGCTCTTCCGGGCGCCCTGTGGTAAGGTCAGCTCTAACCGCCTCCAGACGAGGAGGAAGGCAAACACAGAGTGCCCCGATGGCAACCCACGGGTCCCTCACCTTTCCTGCCTATTGCCCAGCCTTGCCCACGTCTGGTCTTCACGTGGTACTTCAGGTCCACCTTTGCTGTGTCGGGCGTTTCAAGTTCGATCTCGTGCGTGTACCTGGAAGAGGAAGCAGCGGGCTGAAGGAAGGGCAACGCTTCCCCTCGCAGCGTGACCCAATAGCGGAGCGACAGAGACAGAACGCAGAGACGCTGTAAGGCCACGCTTCCCAGAGCAGCTCATTCTGGACAACCGTACCAGGATCTCCAGTGCCTGGAGGGGCAGGTGAGGCCCGTCGGTACGTGCCAGTGTTCTTCTGTCCTTGCTGTGAGAGCAGATGAGCTCCCAGCCAATCCCCCTGcctgctccagaggaggaaATATTCCCCTCTCGCTCAGAACAGACCGGTTGCTCCCCACCCACTTAGACCCAACAGCCCTTTTCGCTCTCTTCTTGCCCTGCGAGTTTCTTGCAGATTAACGTCCTCGCAGCTCTGAAGGCTCAACTCCACGCCCCCCGCCCGCACCTCTTTTGGGTGGCACTGCGCAGCAGCGACGGTACGAGACAGAGCTCTGCGGAAGCCCACCACGCTCGAGCTCCCGTCTGCACAACCATCTGTTCCTCCTCCAGCCCTTGGGTCCTTAGCGATACCCACTCTCATTTGCCGGACAAAAGAAGCCCAGGGAAAACCAGAAGGAAGACTGGCCTAAATGCCCCCCCAGTTTCGACTCTGGCACGGACGCAAAACGTCACTTTGCCACGCCACGCTCCTCCAAATGCCACCCAACTGAACTAGAGCGAGCGGGGAGTTCCCTGCCCGCTTTTCAGGCCTCTCAGCACCGCAAAGTACCGTGGCGAGTACCATCTCACTCAGGCGCGGGTGGCAGGAGCAAGCATACTCACATTGGAAAGACAGTAACGTGTCCGGAAGCCGTTAGGGAAGCCGCGCAGGCATTGCGTGAGATGACCGCCTTGCTCATTTCTGGCATCTGCAATCAGAACGGAAACAGACGATGGGAGGTGGGGACACTGGCAATGGCTGGCAGCTCCAGTCTCTCTCAGCCCAACACGACGAGAGCCGCCACAGGGAAGGGTCCGGGCCTCAGCAAGCCTTGCTGTGCCTGTGCCTCTGCTCCGTGCtctgagctggggctgagcagtgaCGCGCACCGTTTGTCCCTTGACAAAAAGCGAGGCCTTTTGAGGGCGCGTATCCCGGCGCAGAGCCGGGCCACCTCACGTACAGGAAGAGCTCTCCAGAGCCCGCTTTCCCGCACACCGCCAGGAGCCCGGATGGCTGGAGAAGCATGGCACGCCAGGAGAAAGCAGTCCCCTCGTCCCCGGAAGGCGTTTAGAAGAGTCAGAGGTAGTGCTGGGAAAACGCAAGACCTACCCCAAGAAGAGCCTGCAGCACCTCGGCAGTCCCACTGAGCTTCCCCAGGAAGTCCTCgtagaacttcatctggacACGCTTCCCTTCGATCAGCAGCATGCCAACATCCCAC
This window contains:
- the LOC125690585 gene encoding coiled-coil domain-containing protein 81-like produces the protein MANSPFSRPRSTPTAEKIRKSELAKFWFSTSYYLGRQLALYQAVSIPELGAFTLVREHVVNQQNNVVLVERPVFHLAKALAQDHDLRYDYIDVAGHDEYQQLPYDEIASETGISEGAARLCVQRTVCQFSACIGKRQNVAFIWWDVGMLLIEGKRVQMKFYEDFLGKLSGTAEVLQALLGMPEMSKAVISRNACAASLTASGHVTVFPMYTHEIELETPDTAKVDLKYHVKTRRGQGWAIGRKGDLCETRLLHRAALPPKRLPPLTGMRGRDQAAEEKEPRTRQLPAIPRRSLPEKEEQAKVVPLVGPRMVDFFAIAREKKRMADLEAKALETKKGKVVKGQNVRKEEEKGKNVRKEGEAKKVKEVKPVKPVKPVKQVKQVKPVKPVKQVKPVKPVKPVKLEKEVKPVKPVKEVKQDKKVQEKKLPKVTQKKQQQKLQGKKAEKGKQQKSQEKDTEAEPEEVELPAAQETSVTEEEYSISLSGSETERSSSTPSLRERMMGKQEEAEEEPRAVFWDSAALPKRKLSSRTDEALREVVKLIVGQVSREQQGRRDAEKDLQDRLQSELAVLWWSRPSTHAPGLLHLPGAEHRPAPPAGPKPEKASRRVVRRVVVRHVDEDHERSSSSEILEPDIH